The genomic region ATGGTCAACTCGAACCCCGAGACCGTGAGCACCGACTATGACACGAGCGACCTGCTGTTCTTCGAGCCGCTGACCGTCGAGGACGTGCTGAACATCTGCGACCGCGTCGAGCCGGACGGCGTGATCGTGCAGTTCGGCGGGCAAACGCCGCTCAATCTGGCCCGAGCGCTCCAGGACGCCGGCGTGCCGATCATCGGCACCAGCGTCGAGGCGATCGAGGCGGCCGAGGATCGCGAGAAGTTCCACGCGATGATCGAGCGTCTCGGCTTGCGGCAGCCGCCGGGAGGAATCGCCCGCACCACGGCCGAGGCGAAGGCGATCGCCGAGCGGATCGGCTACCCGCTCCTCGTGCGGCCCAGCTTCGTTCTGGGAGGGCGGGCGATGGAGATCTGTTACGACAACGCCCAGCTCGAGCAATTCGTCGCCGCGGCGTTCGTCGTCGCCCAGGGGCAGCCGGTGCTGTTGGACAGCTTCCTCGAAAGCGCCACCGAGGTCGACGTCGACGCAATCGGCGACGGGACCGACGTGATCGTCCCCGGGATCATGGAGCACATCGAGGAGGCGGGGGTCCACTCGGGGGACTCGGCCTGCGCGATTCCCCCTTACAGTTTGCCGGGCCCGGTGGTGCAGGAGATCCGCGCCGCGGCCGTGGCCCTCGCCAAGGATCTCGACGTTCGCGGACTGATGAACGTGCAGTTCGCGGTGAGGTGGGAGCGGAGGGAAAAGGGCGCCGAGGTCGGAGGTCGGGGGCTCGAGACGGGCGCCCCGGCTGCCGCAGGTTCTGAGCTTCGACCTCTGGTCTCCGATCCCCACCCCGTGGTCTACGTCATCGAAGTCAACCCGCGGGCCAGTCGCACGGCGCCGTTCGTGGCCAAGGCGACGGGGATGCCAGTCGCGCGGATCGCGGCCAAGGTCATGGCCGGGGTGAGTCTGGTCGAGCAGGGTTGCACCCAGGACCCGGTGCCGGCTTACGTTTCGGTGAAGGAGAGCGTGTTTCCGTTCATCAAGTTCGTCGGGGTCGACATCGTGCTGGGGCCCGAGATGCGTTCGACCGGCGAGGTGATGGGCACGAGCGAACGGTTCAGCATGGCGTTCGCCAAGAGCCAACTGGCCGCCGGGACCGTGCTTCCCAATACCGGCAACGTGTTTCTCAGCATGAACGATCGCGGCAAAGGGGCCGTCGTCGAGCATGCTCAAAAGCTTCACGCGATGGGTTTCGGCCTGTTGGCGACCGACGGCACGGCCAAGGTCATCGAGGACGCGGGGCTGCCGGTGCGACGCGTGAAAAAGCTCAGCCAAGGGAAGCCGAACCTGATCGACTTTCTGGCCGACGGCGACGTGGCGCTGGTGATGAACACCCCCCGCGGCAAGGGCGCCCGAACCGACGAAGGGATTATCCGCGCCGCGGCGGTGCAGGCCCGCGTGCCGTGCCTGACGACGATGGAAGCGGTCTCGGCGGCTGTGCTCGCGATGGAATCGCTGCAGAGCGAGGAGATGGACGTGCTCGCGCTGCAGGATCGGTTTGCGGAGTAGGGCCGAACGGACGCTGGTGCATGAGGCGTGCGAATTCGCTTTGGCCCGCTGCGCTGAGGCTGTAGAATGCGGTTATGAGCGTCGCGCCATCCAATACGTCTGTGGTTCAGGGGTTTACTCCAATTTCGACCCGTGGTGCGCACCGTCTCGCCGACTATTGGGCGCTTCCGGAAGGCGCCCCATACGAGCTTCTTGGCGGAGAATTGGTCATGTCCCCCGCGCCGAAGACTCGTCATCAGATCATCGTCGGCGAAATCTATTTGAACGCCCGGGGATTCGAAGCGGCCGGGGGCGGACTCGCGCTGGCGTCGCCGATCGACGTCGTGCTCTCCGACGACACCGTGTTGCAGCCTGACGTCATCTATATCTGTCAGGCTCGACGGCATATCATTGGCGATTGCGTTTCTGGCCCCCCGGACCTGGTGATAGAAGTTCTCTCCGAAGGGCATGAACGGCGCGATACGGTCGAAAAACTGGCGCTTTACGCCCGGTTCGGCGTCCCGGAGTATTGGATCATCGATCCGCGGACCGAGACGATTCAATTCCTCATTCTCGATTCGGGGCGCTACGTCCACCACACGGGTCTCGACAACCAGTATCAGTCGCCGCGGCTGTCGGAAGTTCGCATCGATTTGGCGCAGTTCTGGCGAGAGATTCGGCGACGGCTGCCGTAATGTCGCATGCAGGCCATGGTTGACGGGCCCGCCGCTGAAATCGACGTAGCGCCATCGAGTTGGCGTTTGTGCATGTGGCATTTCTTCGCCTCCCCTCGTCTCTTTCTCCTTGGAGCCTGTCATGCGAAGACGCGTCGACTCGCGAGACGAGGGCGGGTTTTCGCTGCTGCGCCATCCCGGCGAGGCGTTCTTGGGACAATACCTGCTGTGCGCTTTCGCGGTGATCATCGCCATGGTCTGCTTCCATCGCAATCGCTACGAGTTGATGGGCGCGCTCGTTTGGGCAATGGGGATTAGCGGCGTCTTGGGGTTGATCCTGTTTCTTTATGCCGTTCGGCGGGTCGAGGAGGATTACTGGCGACGGGCGTTGTACGTCGCCATCGCCGTGAATTTGTGGACGACGGCGGAATTTCTCACTTGGAAAGTGCTGAATCTGCCTCCCATTCCGCTTGCGGGCAAGATCACAACGGGCGCCTACTACGTCCTCCATTACACCGCGTGGACTATGGCGATCGCCGCCGTCGTGCGCGATCGCCGTTGGGGGCAGTCGCGCTCGATGGCCCATTGGCTTGGCGTGGCGATCTACTTCATTGCCGGATTGGCGCCCGTGCTGAGCGCGCTCGTGCGTTGGTGTCGCCAAGCGATTGCCGCTTGAGCTTGCCGAGAGCCTTTTTTGAGAGTGCGTTGCGGCCAGATTGCGCCTGCTGAGCGCCGGACGGGAAGCTGCAGAACGCAGTCATGCGCGTGCTAGCACGCGCGGTTGCGGGCACTACATCTTTGGTCTTGTCGCAGGCGCTTCCCCCAGCGAATGCGACAGCGTTTCGCGTGGTGCGGGAACCGGCGCCGGCGCGAGTTTTGGCGCCGCGAGGGCTTCGCGCAGCGCGTCGAAAAACTTTTTCAGAACATCGGCGAAGTGCTGTTGACCCACTCGTGCGATCCTCCTATTCTCCGCCCCACACGACGGGGGACATGACTCCGACGTGGAAACGACGAACGCCGCTTGGCAACGCTCCTCGACGACGGCTTGCGAACTTTGAATCAAACGCTGCTTCAACGTTTCGCTCGTCTCGCTGAAAGTGCTCTTGCGGCAGATTCGACAGGCCCCTACAAATCGCACCCGTCGCCGACGTAACGGATTACGCAACTCGGCGACCACGCGGATTGCCGGCGGGGGCTTGTTCCTCCGCTGCCAATCCTCGCAGCGGTCGAGCAAGCACGGACGCGAGCACGCCGCTACGACATAATCGACGCTGAAATCACGCAGTGGTTTTGCAGCGTCCGCTTCGCAAGCGTGAATGCGACCAATCGCTCCCGGAAAAGATTGCACGTCCTTTGCCCCCCTGGGACGTGTGCTTTTTCGGGAGCTTTTTTTATGCGCGGCTGCGACGCGGGCTCGAGGCTTTGAGTTGTCCGCTGTCGGCAAACAAGATTCGCAGTTTCATCCCCCGCGCGCCTCGCATTGCTCGCTCGCGGGGGCGTCGCTACAATCCGCTCCCCACTGTTACCTCTCTCTACGCACGTCACGGAAGACGGTTCGATGAGCAGGGATGCGGCCGCGCGGATGCGGCAATTTGAGCCGGCGTCGCCGCGGGCCGCCGGTCTCGCGGCGGTTGGCGCCGACGAGATCCTCGCCTACGGCCGCGAGGTCGTCGAAACCGAGGCCGCCGCCCTGGAAGGGCTTGCCCTGCGGCTCGACGGAGCGTTCGTCGACGCCGTGCGGCTGCTTTGCGATCTGCGCGGCAATCTGCTGGTCGCCGGCATCGGCAAGGCGGGGCACATCGCCCAGAAACTGGCCGCCACGTTCGCGTCGGTCGGCACGCGGGCCCATTTTCTCCACCCGGCCGAGGCGTTTCACGGCGATCTGGGCCGGGTCCAAGCCGACGACGCGGTGCTGATCTTGTCGCAGAGCGGCGAGACGAGCGAGGTGTTGCAACTCCTCCCCGCTTTACGCTCTCAAGGAGCGAGGATCGTCGCAATGACATCCCATCACGGCAGCACGCTGGCCCGAGCGGCCGACTTGGTGCTGCCGCTGGGGAAGCTCGTCGAGGCGTGCTCGCTCGGCCTGGCGCCGAGCACGAGCACGGCGGCGATGCTTGCCCTGGGGGACGCGCTGGCGCTGACAACCAGCCGGCTGCGGGGGTTTCGGGCCGAGGATTTCGCCCGCTACCATCCCGGCGGGGCCCTGGGACTGAAGCTCAGCTCCGTCGACGACCACATGCGAACCCTGGCCGAGTGCCGCGTGTCGCAAGAGGATCGGACCATCCGCGAGGTGCTGGCGAGCTGCACCCGCCCGGGCCG from Pirellulales bacterium harbors:
- a CDS encoding Uma2 family endonuclease, which encodes MSVAPSNTSVVQGFTPISTRGAHRLADYWALPEGAPYELLGGELVMSPAPKTRHQIIVGEIYLNARGFEAAGGGLALASPIDVVLSDDTVLQPDVIYICQARRHIIGDCVSGPPDLVIEVLSEGHERRDTVEKLALYARFGVPEYWIIDPRTETIQFLILDSGRYVHHTGLDNQYQSPRLSEVRIDLAQFWREIRRRLP
- a CDS encoding KpsF/GutQ family sugar-phosphate isomerase codes for the protein MRQFEPASPRAAGLAAVGADEILAYGREVVETEAAALEGLALRLDGAFVDAVRLLCDLRGNLLVAGIGKAGHIAQKLAATFASVGTRAHFLHPAEAFHGDLGRVQADDAVLILSQSGETSEVLQLLPALRSQGARIVAMTSHHGSTLARAADLVLPLGKLVEACSLGLAPSTSTAAMLALGDALALTTSRLRGFRAEDFARYHPGGALGLKLSSVDDHMRTLAECRVSQEDRTIREVLASCTRPGRRSGAIMLVDRQGRLSGLFTDSDLARLIERRQDPALDGPISAVMIHAPTTIVSGERMSAALEILSTRKFSELPVVDRDRRPLGMIDVTDVVGMLPETPQEDHRFQDEVTDPGPTIVRLFPGLDEFEWGAELPETD